One Roseburia rectibacter DNA window includes the following coding sequences:
- the bioA gene encoding adenosylmethionine--8-amino-7-oxononanoate transaminase, with translation MIWYPYEQMKTMREPYKILDAKGVYLYTKDQKLIDSVSSWWCMIHGYKHPELTAAIKEQADHFCHVMLGGLTHEPVQKLSDKLQEYLPGDLDYCFFSDSGSVAVEVSLKMALQYNTNQGRKRPLVLALEHAYHGDTFKAMEVGDDEDYHFAFEEKTGVVHIPTEIPALEEAFEKYHDRLNCFIVEPLLQGAGGMRMYDISFLKRARELCDQYDVLLIFDEVATGFGRTGNRFVADLVLPDILVLGKALTGGYIGHAVTVANHKVFDAFYSDNDRHALMHGPTFMGNALACAVALKGIEIFERENYMGKIKHIEEISHREMDGFTDQRIKEVRVMGGCTCVEVYDSATLEGFQQFAYERGVFCRPFLKYMYSMVPYIIEEDELVQIFDVMKEWFRRG, from the coding sequence ATGATCTGGTATCCATATGAACAGATGAAAACAATGCGGGAACCGTATAAAATTTTAGATGCAAAAGGTGTTTATCTTTACACAAAAGATCAGAAACTGATCGATTCAGTATCGTCCTGGTGGTGCATGATCCATGGATATAAGCATCCAGAACTGACCGCTGCCATCAAGGAGCAGGCAGATCATTTCTGCCATGTGATGCTTGGCGGACTGACACATGAACCGGTGCAGAAGCTTTCGGATAAATTGCAGGAATATTTACCGGGAGATTTAGACTATTGTTTTTTCTCGGATTCCGGAAGTGTTGCAGTGGAAGTTTCCTTAAAAATGGCATTGCAGTACAACACAAATCAGGGCAGAAAACGTCCGCTTGTACTGGCATTAGAGCATGCGTACCATGGGGATACATTTAAGGCAATGGAAGTAGGGGATGATGAGGATTATCATTTTGCGTTTGAGGAAAAAACAGGAGTGGTTCACATTCCGACAGAAATACCGGCATTAGAGGAGGCATTTGAAAAATATCATGACAGGTTAAACTGCTTTATCGTGGAACCGTTGCTGCAGGGAGCTGGCGGGATGCGTATGTATGATATTTCTTTTCTGAAACGCGCACGGGAATTGTGTGATCAGTATGACGTGCTTTTGATCTTTGACGAAGTTGCAACGGGATTTGGAAGAACCGGCAACCGTTTTGTTGCAGATCTGGTGCTGCCGGATATTTTAGTGCTTGGAAAAGCATTGACCGGAGGTTATATCGGACATGCGGTAACAGTGGCAAACCATAAGGTATTTGATGCATTTTACAGTGATAATGACCGCCATGCGCTGATGCATGGACCGACTTTTATGGGAAATGCGCTTGCCTGTGCCGTAGCTCTGAAAGGAATTGAGATCTTTGAGCGGGAAAATTATATGGGAAAAATCAAACACATTGAAGAAATCTCACATCGTGAGATGGACGGATTTACCGATCAAAGAATCAAAGAAGTGCGTGTGATGGGTGGCTGTACCTGTGTGGAAGTATATGATAGTGCGACACTGGAAGGATTCCAGCAGTTTGCATACGAGAGAGGCGTTTTTTGCCGTCCGTTCTTAAAATATATGTATTCCATGGTTCCCTATATTATAGAGGAAGACGAACTTGTGCAGATTTTTGATGTGATGAAAGAATGGTTTCGCAGAGGTTAA
- the bioD gene encoding dethiobiotin synthase, protein MSKALFITGTGTDIGKTYVTGLIVKKLAEAGKSAAYYKAAMSGNDRREDGSLIPGDALFVQKMSGIAQPLEEMCPYVYEHAYSPHLASRIEGHPVQMDVVKNGYKAVCDTYDYVTVEGSGGILCPICFDEAKIQLEDVVSELGLNSILIADAGLGTINSVVLTAEYMKAHHLPLKGIIFNHYHPGDVMEDDNIYMCEYMTGLSALAKVQDGDTELKMDVETLAALYE, encoded by the coding sequence ATGAGCAAGGCTTTATTTATCACAGGAACAGGTACGGATATCGGAAAAACATATGTGACAGGACTGATCGTAAAAAAACTGGCAGAAGCCGGGAAATCTGCTGCCTACTATAAAGCGGCAATGAGTGGAAATGACCGTCGGGAGGATGGCTCTCTGATACCGGGGGATGCTCTTTTTGTGCAGAAAATGTCGGGGATTGCGCAGCCGCTTGAGGAAATGTGCCCTTATGTATATGAACATGCATATTCACCGCATCTTGCTTCAAGGATCGAGGGGCATCCGGTGCAGATGGATGTGGTGAAAAATGGATATAAAGCTGTATGTGATACGTATGATTATGTGACGGTGGAGGGAAGCGGAGGTATTTTATGCCCGATCTGCTTCGATGAAGCGAAGATCCAGCTGGAAGATGTGGTGTCAGAGCTTGGACTTAACAGTATTCTGATCGCAGATGCAGGACTTGGTACGATCAACAGTGTGGTTCTGACGGCAGAATATATGAAGGCGCATCATTTGCCGTTAAAAGGAATCATATTTAACCATTATCATCCGGGTGATGTGATGGAGGACGACAATATTTATATGTGCGAATACATGACAGGACTATCTGCGCTTGCGAAGGTGCAGGACGGTGACACGGAGCTTAAGATGGATGTGGAAACACTTGCGGCATTATATGAATAA
- a CDS encoding biotin transporter BioY produces MKTKGVIYCGLFTALIAVGAFIKIPIPVVPFTLQYLFTMLAGLLLGSRLGTLSVLSYMLLGLAGLPIFSEGGGIWYVFKPSFGYIIGFAVGTFVTGWIAEHMEKKTITRYLIANLAGLFCVYAIGMIYYYIICNFVIDTPIAVGPLFLYCFVLAVPGDIALSILGAVVAKRVRPVLAYEVVRMRS; encoded by the coding sequence ATGAAAACAAAAGGTGTGATTTACTGTGGACTATTCACGGCACTGATCGCAGTTGGAGCATTTATCAAGATCCCGATACCGGTCGTGCCGTTTACCCTGCAATATCTGTTTACAATGCTGGCGGGGCTGCTGCTTGGATCAAGGCTTGGAACGTTGTCTGTGCTCTCGTATATGCTGCTTGGACTTGCCGGACTTCCCATTTTTTCAGAGGGGGGCGGAATCTGGTATGTGTTTAAGCCGAGTTTTGGATATATCATCGGATTTGCCGTAGGAACATTTGTAACCGGGTGGATCGCAGAACACATGGAAAAAAAGACCATAACGCGGTATCTGATTGCAAACCTGGCGGGACTTTTCTGCGTGTATGCAATCGGCATGATTTATTACTATATCATCTGTAACTTTGTGATCGATACGCCGATCGCCGTAGGACCATTGTTTTTGTACTGCTTTGTTCTGGCTGTACCGGGGGATATTGCTTTAAGTATTCTTGGAGCAGTGGTGGCAAAGCGTGTCAGACCGGTGCTTGCATATGAGGTGGTGAGAATGAGATCGTGA
- a CDS encoding MarR family winged helix-turn-helix transcriptional regulator, with translation MTAEKIKRMLDACYLAKRIRELLPELPEGVTPAYIQYMDVIHSQQESKERVKVSDISDTLKLPRPGVTRTVKEMEKKGYLTKYASEEDGRITYVAITEKGEELWDKYDKNYYSRLLKYMDHISEEEADCMIQTIEKFYEVMSKRRVDIE, from the coding sequence ATGACAGCAGAAAAGATAAAAAGAATGTTAGATGCCTGTTATCTTGCAAAAAGAATCCGGGAACTGCTCCCGGAACTGCCAGAAGGAGTAACACCGGCATATATTCAGTATATGGATGTGATCCACAGTCAGCAGGAGAGTAAGGAAAGAGTAAAAGTATCAGATATCAGTGATACCTTAAAGCTGCCAAGACCGGGGGTTACAAGAACGGTCAAGGAGATGGAAAAAAAGGGTTATCTCACCAAATATGCATCGGAGGAAGATGGGAGAATCACATATGTTGCGATTACAGAAAAAGGTGAAGAATTGTGGGATAAGTACGATAAAAATTATTACAGCCGGCTTTTAAAATATATGGATCATATTTCCGAAGAAGAAGCAGACTGTATGATTCAGACTATTGAAAAATTTTATGAAGTCATGAGTAAAAGGAGAGTTGACATTGAATAA
- the bioB gene encoding biotin synthase BioB, producing MNALTLAEEIINGRRITREDDLSFFLTCDLEELCEGADRIREVRLGDKVDLCSIINGRSGRCPEDCKYCAQSAHHHTNCEEYDFLPEEEILAACKMNEREGVDRFSIVTAGRALTGEEFDKAIHAYETMKKECKIDLCASMGFLSAEQLHRLHEAGVTSYHHNIETSRRNFPNICTTHTYDMKIETLKKVKAEGMCACSGGIIGMGETWEDRLDMAISLAELGIDSIPINALMPIPGTPLEHLPRLSEADILRTIAFFRYINPDANIRLAAGRALLTNDGEIAFQSGASASITGNMLTTVACATIRSDRRLLEDLGRDVTPEYWKEKKKEA from the coding sequence ATGAATGCACTTACATTAGCAGAAGAAATTATTAACGGAAGAAGAATCACAAGGGAAGATGATCTGTCATTTTTTCTGACCTGTGATTTAGAGGAGCTTTGTGAGGGAGCAGACAGGATCAGAGAAGTAAGGCTCGGGGATAAGGTAGACCTGTGCTCGATCATCAACGGGCGCAGCGGAAGATGCCCGGAGGACTGTAAATATTGTGCACAGTCGGCGCACCATCATACGAACTGTGAGGAGTATGATTTCCTTCCGGAGGAAGAGATTTTGGCGGCCTGCAAAATGAACGAGAGGGAAGGTGTTGACCGTTTTTCCATCGTTACGGCGGGAAGAGCACTGACGGGAGAGGAATTTGACAAGGCGATCCATGCATATGAGACGATGAAAAAAGAATGTAAGATCGATCTGTGTGCATCTATGGGGTTCCTTTCTGCAGAGCAGCTGCACAGACTGCATGAAGCGGGTGTCACCAGTTATCATCACAATATTGAGACGTCAAGACGTAATTTCCCGAATATCTGCACGACACATACTTACGATATGAAGATCGAAACTTTAAAAAAAGTAAAAGCAGAGGGCATGTGCGCCTGCTCCGGCGGAATCATCGGTATGGGAGAAACATGGGAGGACAGACTTGATATGGCGATAAGCCTTGCGGAACTGGGAATTGACTCCATCCCGATCAATGCGCTGATGCCGATACCGGGAACACCGTTAGAACACCTGCCAAGATTGTCAGAAGCTGATATTTTGCGCACAATCGCATTTTTCCGTTATATCAACCCGGATGCCAATATCCGTCTTGCAGCGGGAAGAGCACTTTTGACAAACGATGGGGAGATTGCATTCCAGTCAGGAGCATCCGCATCCATTACCGGAAACATGCTGACGACGGTGGCATGTGCAACAATCCGCAGTGACAGACGGCTGCTTGAGGATTTAGGCCGCGATGTCACACCGGAATACTGGAAAGAGAAAAAAAAGGAAGCATAG
- a CDS encoding HAD family hydrolase encodes MDKKVVFLDVDGTMVNEKGEIPESAQYAVRTAQANGHRMVVCSGRSRFQIYDALLELGFSGIVGGAGAFVEDEGKEFYHAYIDEEHRKSSFDYLESNGFLFCYQADDGVVLNQRSCDGMLKVYRDAGMSKERLDRLIGRMHLTEKPWENEKNEKIIYYGAPFPVAKVHADMEPYFDAVAISLDGMGDFAGEIGINGINKATGMERYLNHVGISRENCIAVGDGPNDLQMMEYAGISVAMGNARDEVKRLADMVTDHIDEDGILHAFERLGLINDCI; translated from the coding sequence ATGGATAAAAAGGTAGTATTTCTTGATGTAGATGGAACCATGGTCAATGAAAAAGGTGAGATTCCGGAGTCTGCACAGTATGCAGTCCGGACGGCGCAGGCAAACGGCCACAGGATGGTGGTATGTAGCGGACGCAGCCGTTTTCAGATTTATGATGCACTGTTGGAACTCGGATTTTCAGGGATCGTCGGCGGAGCCGGAGCTTTTGTGGAAGACGAAGGAAAAGAGTTTTATCATGCCTATATTGATGAGGAGCACAGAAAAAGCAGTTTTGACTATTTAGAGAGTAATGGATTTTTATTCTGCTATCAGGCGGATGACGGCGTGGTGCTAAACCAGAGAAGCTGTGATGGCATGTTAAAGGTTTACCGGGATGCCGGAATGAGTAAAGAGCGCTTAGACCGTCTGATCGGACGGATGCATCTGACCGAGAAGCCATGGGAAAATGAAAAAAATGAGAAGATCATTTATTATGGTGCACCGTTTCCGGTTGCTAAGGTACATGCGGATATGGAACCGTATTTTGATGCGGTGGCGATCAGCCTGGATGGAATGGGCGATTTTGCGGGCGAGATCGGAATTAATGGAATTAATAAGGCGACCGGTATGGAGCGTTATTTAAATCATGTCGGCATTTCACGGGAGAATTGCATTGCAGTTGGTGACGGACCGAATGATCTCCAGATGATGGAGTACGCCGGGATCAGTGTTGCAATGGGGAATGCCAGAGATGAGGTAAAAAGGTTAGCGGACATGGTAACAGACCATATTGATGAGGATGGAATTTTACATGCATTTGAGCGGCTTGGGCTGATAAACGATTGTATTTGA
- a CDS encoding transketolase C-terminal domain-containing protein, which translates to MSDQQQSTTQAFLISDQQPQQKSQTFVKKTAAQRELYESGNELAAYAAKQINYHIVGYYPITPSTQIAENLDLSGARGEHDIRLIAAEGEHSAAGICYGASAGGGRVFNATSANGLLYALEQFPVQSGTRMPMVMNVACRTVSGPLCIKGDHSDIMYLLNTGWIILFADEPQMVYDFNLIALKLAEKVNLPVAVAFDGFFTSHQKQKCMVFSEDETVQNFIGKKLSCDNPDISSFAGNDSTGENHFFSVLDLNHPISVGSYMNEPDIINNKYQLSLAMEETRKKLPVLFDEFASLSGRMYTFCRGYRYEDADIILFLLGSSFHTATVAADTLRKEGIRAGVITLNVLRPFPADELRKLCMHAQTIVAADRQDSYGAGGGNMSLELRAALQDTTDSAHPIRVLTRIYGLGGKDFFVEDAVSLFREGLSSDAKSFDYYGITPGKTGNPQPQYFAPLTKERQSPGVTACTFDPETGKMIVKGGLIKDATAMPKRIAPGIGTCPGCGIPVNLNLLLKGIEGNVVFLFQTGCGMVTTTAYPKTAFRIPYIHNLFQNGAATLSGLVEVFEERQKRGEYPKGEITFIMASGDGGMDIGMGSALGTALRGHHLLMFEYDNGGYMNTGYQLSYSTPMGAKSSTSHLGKTQFGKTFFHKDMPEIMAATHLPYVATVAESNPNDFIKKAAKAAAYARESGTAYVKALSACPLNWNDRPDTERKVIAAAVDCCYFPLYEIERGITSLSYDPQKAHKKIPVTEWFSMMGRTKHLATEEYKPVADQIQAEVDRRYERLLARAGHPLL; encoded by the coding sequence ATGTCGGATCAGCAGCAATCAACAACACAGGCTTTTCTAATTTCAGATCAACAGCCACAACAAAAATCGCAGACTTTCGTAAAGAAAACTGCTGCGCAGCGCGAACTCTATGAAAGTGGAAATGAACTTGCCGCCTACGCTGCAAAACAGATCAATTATCATATTGTGGGTTATTATCCGATCACGCCCTCCACACAGATTGCGGAAAATCTTGACCTGTCCGGCGCAAGAGGAGAACATGATATCCGCCTGATCGCCGCTGAAGGAGAACACAGTGCCGCAGGTATCTGTTATGGTGCCTCTGCCGGCGGCGGGCGTGTATTTAATGCCACAAGCGCCAACGGTCTGCTCTACGCCTTAGAGCAGTTTCCGGTACAGTCCGGGACACGCATGCCAATGGTCATGAACGTAGCCTGCCGTACTGTGTCTGGTCCTCTATGCATCAAAGGGGACCACAGCGACATCATGTATCTGCTCAATACCGGATGGATCATTTTATTTGCAGATGAGCCGCAGATGGTCTATGACTTCAACCTGATTGCCTTAAAACTGGCTGAAAAAGTAAATTTGCCGGTTGCCGTTGCCTTTGATGGTTTCTTTACCAGCCATCAGAAACAGAAATGTATGGTTTTTTCCGAGGATGAGACCGTACAGAATTTTATCGGTAAAAAACTTTCCTGCGACAATCCGGATATTTCTTCTTTTGCAGGAAATGACTCAACCGGTGAAAATCATTTTTTCAGTGTACTTGACCTGAATCATCCGATCTCTGTCGGCTCTTATATGAATGAACCGGATATCATCAACAATAAATACCAGCTTTCCCTTGCCATGGAAGAAACAAGAAAAAAACTCCCGGTACTGTTTGATGAGTTTGCCTCCCTCTCCGGCAGAATGTATACTTTTTGCCGCGGATACAGGTATGAAGATGCAGATATTATCCTTTTTCTGCTTGGCTCTTCTTTTCACACTGCAACCGTTGCCGCCGATACACTGCGTAAAGAAGGCATCCGCGCCGGCGTTATTACCTTAAATGTACTCCGCCCATTTCCAGCGGATGAACTGCGTAAACTCTGTATGCATGCGCAGACGATCGTTGCCGCAGACCGCCAGGACAGCTACGGAGCCGGCGGCGGAAATATGTCCTTAGAGCTGCGCGCCGCACTGCAGGATACCACGGACTCTGCGCATCCGATCCGCGTACTGACACGTATTTACGGTCTTGGCGGTAAGGACTTTTTTGTAGAAGATGCGGTTTCACTGTTTCGTGAAGGACTTTCTTCTGACGCCAAATCTTTTGATTATTACGGTATTACACCGGGCAAGACAGGAAATCCACAGCCACAATATTTTGCGCCGCTCACAAAAGAACGCCAGTCTCCGGGTGTCACAGCCTGCACTTTTGATCCCGAAACCGGAAAAATGATCGTAAAAGGCGGACTCATCAAAGATGCCACCGCCATGCCAAAACGTATCGCCCCCGGAATCGGAACCTGCCCCGGATGCGGCATCCCGGTAAACTTAAACCTTCTGTTAAAAGGCATCGAGGGAAATGTGGTCTTTCTCTTCCAGACCGGATGCGGCATGGTGACAACCACTGCATATCCTAAAACAGCTTTCCGCATTCCGTATATCCACAACCTGTTTCAAAATGGAGCTGCAACTCTAAGCGGACTGGTGGAAGTGTTTGAAGAACGGCAAAAACGCGGCGAATACCCTAAAGGTGAAATCACCTTTATCATGGCAAGCGGTGACGGCGGCATGGATATCGGCATGGGTTCCGCGCTTGGGACTGCGCTGCGCGGTCATCATCTGCTCATGTTTGAATATGACAACGGCGGATATATGAATACCGGCTACCAGCTCTCCTACTCTACCCCGATGGGTGCAAAAAGTTCCACCTCCCATCTCGGAAAAACACAATTTGGAAAAACTTTTTTTCACAAAGACATGCCGGAGATCATGGCTGCAACCCACCTGCCCTATGTGGCAACCGTTGCAGAGTCGAACCCGAATGATTTTATCAAAAAAGCTGCAAAAGCCGCTGCCTACGCAAGGGAATCTGGCACTGCCTATGTAAAAGCGCTTTCCGCCTGCCCACTAAACTGGAATGACCGCCCCGACACAGAACGAAAAGTTATTGCTGCCGCCGTAGACTGCTGTTATTTTCCGCTCTATGAAATTGAACGCGGCATCACATCACTGAGCTATGACCCACAGAAAGCGCATAAAAAAATCCCCGTCACGGAATGGTTTTCCATGATGGGGCGTACAAAACATCTCGCCACCGAAGAATATAAACCAGTTGCAGACCAGATCCAGGCAGAGGTCGACAGGCGCTATGAACGTCTATTGGCGCGTGCCGGACATCCACTGCTGTAG
- a CDS encoding MATE family efflux transporter, whose product MNNSKSDFTQGSILGKLLPFMMPILGALVLQAAYGAVDLLVVGRFGTTSGLSAVSTGSQVLNLVTFVITQFAMGITVLIARYIGEKKPQYIGALIGGATIIFAIVSAVLFVIMIGFSQPIAVLMQAPEEAVELTSTYVRICGGGIFFIVAYNLLAAIFRGLGDSKSPLLFVAVACVVNIAGDLILVAGLHLDAAGAAIATVAAQAVSVVFALFLLVKRELPFEISKHDFKINMHCVRALKIGLPLALQEFLTQISFLALCAFVNRLGLEASSGYGVACKIVNFAMLIPSSLMQSMASFVSQNVGAGNEKRAKKAMFTGMGVGLVIGCIVFTLVWFKGNLLTGIFTTDAAVVQNGYDYLKGFALETIVTAILFSIIGYFNGHDKTVWVMVQGLVQTLLVRLPLAYYMSIQSDASLTKIGFAAPAATIFGIVLNVIYYLYANRKQQ is encoded by the coding sequence TTGAATAATTCAAAATCAGATTTTACACAGGGAAGTATTTTGGGAAAATTACTGCCATTTATGATGCCGATATTAGGTGCACTGGTGCTTCAGGCGGCTTATGGTGCAGTAGATCTTTTAGTCGTGGGAAGGTTTGGAACAACCTCCGGGCTTTCAGCTGTATCGACAGGAAGTCAGGTGCTTAACTTAGTTACGTTTGTGATCACGCAGTTTGCAATGGGTATCACAGTATTGATCGCACGGTATATCGGGGAGAAAAAACCGCAGTATATAGGGGCTTTGATCGGTGGCGCGACAATTATTTTTGCAATCGTTTCTGCGGTGCTTTTTGTAATCATGATTGGGTTTTCACAGCCGATTGCAGTATTGATGCAGGCACCGGAAGAAGCAGTGGAATTGACTTCCACTTATGTGCGCATCTGCGGCGGCGGAATCTTTTTCATTGTTGCGTATAATCTGCTCGCAGCTATTTTCAGAGGTCTTGGAGACAGCAAATCCCCATTATTATTTGTTGCGGTTGCCTGTGTGGTTAATATTGCAGGAGATCTGATTTTAGTTGCAGGACTGCATCTGGATGCAGCTGGAGCTGCGATCGCAACGGTAGCAGCACAGGCAGTCAGTGTTGTGTTTGCATTATTCCTGCTGGTAAAAAGAGAACTGCCATTTGAAATCAGTAAACACGATTTTAAAATCAATATGCACTGTGTGAGAGCCTTAAAGATCGGTCTGCCGCTTGCCTTGCAGGAATTTCTGACGCAGATATCTTTTCTTGCACTCTGCGCATTTGTCAACCGACTCGGACTTGAAGCGTCTTCCGGATACGGAGTTGCCTGTAAGATTGTCAATTTTGCAATGCTCATCCCAAGTTCCCTCATGCAGTCCATGGCATCCTTTGTATCGCAGAATGTGGGTGCAGGCAACGAAAAGAGAGCAAAAAAGGCAATGTTTACAGGCATGGGTGTTGGACTTGTGATCGGATGTATCGTATTTACACTTGTCTGGTTTAAAGGAAATCTTCTGACTGGAATTTTTACAACAGATGCAGCCGTTGTGCAGAATGGTTATGATTATCTAAAAGGTTTTGCGCTAGAAACGATCGTGACAGCTATTTTATTCAGCATAATCGGTTATTTTAATGGACACGATAAGACAGTCTGGGTTATGGTGCAGGGGCTTGTCCAGACACTGCTGGTGCGCTTGCCGTTAGCATATTATATGAGCATCCAGTCGGACGCAAGTCTTACAAAGATTGGTTTTGCGGCTCCGGCAGCAACGATATTTGGAATTGTTCTCAATGTGATCTATTATTTATATGCGAACAGAAAGCAGCAGTGA